The following DNA comes from Bradyrhizobium sp. SK17.
CCTTGTAGATTGGCGATCTCGTTTCCCGGGCCGGTGATTTCTGCTTCCGATGAATCCGACAAAAAATGCCGAGATCGCCGCGGCGGATAGCGATCTCAGGATTGCGCTGCTGCTCGGCATCGCGAACTGGTTTCTGTTCCTCGACCATGTCCCGCACAATGTCGTCAACGCGCTGACGATGCGCAATTTCGGCTTCAGCGGCGCAACGGACCTGTTTGTGTTCGTCGGCGGCTATGCGACGACGCTGATCTACACGAGGATGGCGGTGGAACGCGGCATGCTGGTGGCTGCCACCCGGATCTTCAGGCGCGTGTGGCAGCTCTACGCCGCCTATATCGTTCTGTTCGTCATCTATGTCGAATTGATCAGCTATGTTGCGGCCCGGACCGCGGCCCCCGAGATCATCAGCGAATTCAACATCACCGGCTTCATCGATCACGGAATCCGGACGCTGATCTACGGCCTGTTCCTGCAGGCCAAGCCGCTCAATCTCGATGTCCTGCAACTCATTATCGTCCTGATGGCGTTCCAGCCCATCATTGTGTGCGGGTTGTTCTACGTACCGAACGCAACGCTCGCCGGCTCCACCGCGCTTTATGCGACCGCTCGCGTGCTCGACTGGAACCTGACGTCATACCCGGATGGCCGTTGGTACCTGAACCCGTTTTGCTGGCAATTGCTGTTTGTGATGGGTGGCTGGCTTGCGCTCGTCGGCCAGCGATACGCACCTGCGATCCGTTCGTTGCAGAACATTCCCGCGCTGCGCGCCGCGGCATTGCTGTATCTGGTGCTCGCGCTCGCGATTGTCGTGAGCCGCGATATCCCGGCACTCGCCCAGGCGATGCCGGCCGGGTTGACCGATATGCTCCTGCCGAGCGACAGGGAGGATGTCGCGCCACACCGCATCCTGCATTTCCTTACGCTGACGTTCCTGTTCACCCTGCTGGTGCCGCGCAACTGGGCGTATTTACGATCCTACGCCTTGCAGCCGATCATCAAGTGCGGCGAGGAGTGGCTCGCCGTGTTCTGTGCAGGCGTTTTCCTGTCCTTTGCCGCGCATCTGGTCCTCATCACCGGCCCGAACTCGGTGGCGAGACAGGTCGCGGTCAGCATCGCCGGCCTCGCCGCAATGACTGCGGTCGCCTACTACGTCTCATGGTCGAAGCAGCAGGACAACAAATCGGCGGTCGGAGCTCATTCCTGAGCCCCGTTCCAATCGGAAAGAAAGAGGCTCTAGTCGATCAACGAGGCCCGCCTTAGCCGCGCCTCGCTGTCGTGCAACATGATAGCGTCGAGTCCATCTTGTGCAGCCGCGTCGGTCGCGCACGCAAACAGACGATAGAACTGCGCGCCGTCATAGGCCACCAGCAGGAGATCAACGCCGGCGTTCAGCGCCTCGACAACCGCTGTGCAAACGTTGTGTTGATAGATTGCGCCCATCACAAGGTCGTCCGTCATGACGAGGCCCTGGTAGTTCCAGGTCTTCCTGATCAATCCGTCGATGACCGCCTTTGAATGCGACGCGGGCCGTCGAGGATCGAGAGCACTCACTGCCACGTGCCCGACCATCAAGCGTGCGCTGGTCGTCGACAACACGTCGCGGAACGGACGCCAGTCGCTCGCTTCCAGTTCGCTGACCGGCGTATCGAGATCAGCTGTGAAATGGTGCGTGTCGGCACGCACGCGGCCCAATCCTGGAAAGTGCTTTACGGTCGCGTTGACATCGGCGGACTCGAGGCCGTGGATGTAGGCGTCCGCGATCGCGCTGACCTTGGCGGGATCGTCTGAAATCGCCCGCTGATTGATGAGCGTGTTGAAATCAAGCCGATTGCGCTTTGCTTCCGGCCGAAGGTCGAGCACCGGAGCAAGATTGAGGTTGACACCGAGCGACGCCAGCTCGCTTCCATGGATACGCCCGAACTCCTCTGCTTTTGCCTTTCGCTGGTCCGGCGCCAGGTCGACCAACGAGGCGAGCGCGGGCAGCCGCGTCAGCGGCGGTGCCAGATGAGAGACGATGCCGCCCTCCTGATCCGTCGCCACGATCAGCGGTGG
Coding sequences within:
- a CDS encoding glycoside hydrolase family 3 N-terminal domain-containing protein — its product is MQIVRTTLLWIVGLVFVLVGINSNDPYLVPMRGMGNLLLVIASGAVVFMLLRLGGWRGRPWAGRLLVILWCMPPLVLLAAHGVFEFRKQRVLRTEAALARSLGQHFIVGYRSLDEVAPLAEKGLIGGIYVTGRNVAGRTAEALKAEIAALQARRRAAGLPPLIVATDQEGGIVSHLAPPLTRLPALASLVDLAPDQRKAKAEEFGRIHGSELASLGVNLNLAPVLDLRPEAKRNRLDFNTLINQRAISDDPAKVSAIADAYIHGLESADVNATVKHFPGLGRVRADTHHFTADLDTPVSELEASDWRPFRDVLSTTSARLMVGHVAVSALDPRRPASHSKAVIDGLIRKTWNYQGLVMTDDLVMGAIYQHNVCTAVVEALNAGVDLLLVAYDGAQFYRLFACATDAAAQDGLDAIMLHDSEARLRRASLID
- a CDS encoding OpgC domain-containing protein produces the protein MNPTKNAEIAAADSDLRIALLLGIANWFLFLDHVPHNVVNALTMRNFGFSGATDLFVFVGGYATTLIYTRMAVERGMLVAATRIFRRVWQLYAAYIVLFVIYVELISYVAARTAAPEIISEFNITGFIDHGIRTLIYGLFLQAKPLNLDVLQLIIVLMAFQPIIVCGLFYVPNATLAGSTALYATARVLDWNLTSYPDGRWYLNPFCWQLLFVMGGWLALVGQRYAPAIRSLQNIPALRAAALLYLVLALAIVVSRDIPALAQAMPAGLTDMLLPSDREDVAPHRILHFLTLTFLFTLLVPRNWAYLRSYALQPIIKCGEEWLAVFCAGVFLSFAAHLVLITGPNSVARQVAVSIAGLAAMTAVAYYVSWSKQQDNKSAVGAHS